The Geobacter sp. AOG2 genome includes a window with the following:
- a CDS encoding DUF362 domain-containing protein, with translation MAHTITDDCTNCGACEDSCPVNAISEQGSKRVIDADTCIDCGACVDTCPVNAIHA, from the coding sequence GTGGCCCATACCATTACCGACGATTGCACCAATTGCGGCGCATGTGAGGATTCCTGCCCGGTGAACGCCATCAGCGAGCAGGGTTCCAAGCGTGTAATCGACGCCGATACCTGCATTGACTGTGGCGCTTGCGTGGATACCTGTCCCGTGAATGCCATCCATGCCTAA
- a CDS encoding acetate kinase: MIIMALNCGSSSVKYQLFDWERKEIVAKGMVERVIIGDSFIIHEVPGRETHHHEQDCPNHQAAIDLVIKTVTDPVHGVLKSVAEISAVGHRVVHGGEKFTCSVMIDDKVLDAVKEVQHLAPLHNPPNIEGIEAAQTLMPTIPHVAIFDTAFHQTMPEHAYIYPLPYEWYEKYQVRRYGFHGTSHLYVSKRAAVLLGKPPKECNIITMHIGNGVSHCAIKNGVSVDTTMGLTPLEGAVMGTRCGDIDPAIPAFMMQKENLSAKEIDSILNKKSGVMGITGRFTDRRDVIEHAQAGDLRCQLSLEIEGYRLKKYIGAFMSVVGRLDAVIFTAGVGEMGAPIREKAIENLEHLGIKLDRERNKNAMTRKRESLITTDDSPVKVFVIPTDEELVFTEDVVAILNGTYTDHMHFEYSFGKKDFVRK; this comes from the coding sequence ATGATTATAATGGCGCTCAACTGCGGAAGTTCTTCGGTCAAGTATCAACTCTTCGACTGGGAACGCAAGGAGATTGTGGCTAAAGGCATGGTGGAGCGGGTCATCATCGGCGATTCGTTCATAATTCACGAAGTACCCGGTCGCGAAACCCACCATCATGAGCAGGACTGCCCCAACCACCAAGCTGCCATTGACCTTGTCATCAAGACCGTCACCGATCCCGTCCACGGCGTACTGAAAAGCGTGGCCGAAATCTCCGCGGTTGGCCATCGCGTGGTGCATGGCGGCGAGAAGTTCACGTGCTCGGTAATGATCGACGACAAGGTCCTCGACGCCGTCAAGGAGGTTCAGCATCTGGCCCCGCTCCACAATCCACCCAACATTGAGGGGATAGAGGCGGCCCAGACGCTCATGCCGACGATCCCCCACGTGGCCATTTTCGACACCGCATTTCATCAGACCATGCCGGAGCACGCCTACATCTATCCACTTCCCTACGAATGGTATGAGAAGTACCAAGTCCGTCGATACGGCTTTCACGGTACCTCGCACCTGTACGTATCCAAACGTGCGGCCGTCCTTTTGGGGAAACCCCCAAAGGAGTGCAATATCATTACCATGCATATCGGCAATGGTGTTTCCCATTGCGCCATCAAGAATGGGGTTTCCGTGGATACAACCATGGGGCTTACCCCACTGGAAGGCGCCGTCATGGGTACGCGTTGCGGCGACATCGACCCGGCGATCCCCGCCTTCATGATGCAAAAGGAAAACCTGTCCGCCAAGGAGATCGACAGCATTCTCAACAAAAAAAGCGGTGTAATGGGTATAACCGGGCGGTTTACCGATCGTCGTGACGTGATCGAACACGCCCAGGCCGGAGACCTTCGCTGTCAACTCTCCCTGGAAATAGAGGGATACCGTTTAAAGAAGTATATCGGCGCCTTCATGTCGGTTGTGGGGAGGTTGGATGCAGTGATATTCACCGCCGGCGTCGGTGAGATGGGTGCGCCGATCCGTGAAAAGGCCATCGAAAATCTGGAGCATCTCGGCATCAAGTTGGACAGGGAACGGAACAAAAATGCCATGACCCGCAAACGGGAATCCCTGATCACCACTGACGATTCACCGGTCAAAGTCTTTGTAATTCCCACCGACGAGGAATTGGTCTTCACCGAGGATGTGGTGGCCATTCTGAACGGTACCTATACGGACCACATGCATTTCGAGTATTCGTTCGGCAAAAAGGACTTCGTACGGAAATAG